The Spea bombifrons isolate aSpeBom1 chromosome 4, aSpeBom1.2.pri, whole genome shotgun sequence genome segment GTGCAGTCACGCAATGCTCTCTCACGCACACCCATCAATAACTTCCTCTGCTCCCGTGTTAGTAGAAGCGAAGTCTTGTATTCATTCCCTTAAGGCTTCTCctcccccatacacacatatacttttcTTCCCAAGACCACCCCCAACTACTTCTCTCCTTCTTAGGTTCTCCCTCCCCCCTCCTACTCCAAAGAATCCCCCATTCAGACTCCTCTCCAGGCGCTGCTGGAACTTCAGCCAAACTCCACAGACTTCTCACGCAATCCGGCCAATCTTTAACCCGCATGTCACAGGTGCCGCTTCCACAACAGGGTCCCCTGCTAAACGTTAACCACCCACAACGCAGGGACACGGGGCCTCATCGATCGCAGGATTACAGCAACTGCCTCTATGATAAGAACTAAGAAATCAGCCTCACACACCGTCCTCTGCTGTGCTCGGTGCTGTACTCTCCGTGTTAACCGTGCAGAACTCTACCCGGCAATCAGAAGTTCATAGAACATTGCACCATCTCAAAATACAATACGTACTCTTAATGTGAAAACACATAAGACACCGGTCCTTATTAACTGAACTTCGGTCTGAAGCACTAATGTCAAGTGGATCCGCAGGATCTTGCCCcattcacatatatatttatgtgaccCCATCCATATGTATGTCACCCCCAAACAAGGTTCCAGATTGTGTGCCAGTAAAGTGAGACTAGCACCTCAATAGTCCACATTTATGCACTGATTCACTTTAGGTTGGGAATGCTGTTATTTGCTGATGGTCATCATTCGAGAGATAATGCTGATTTCTTAACTATGAAAAACATAACAagtgttaatataatatatacataataatataccgtattttctatatgtattaagggaatttgttatatataattataaatatatatattttaacctaaaattttattttctttatttaattaaaagaacGCAATAATGTACTTTTGTAGGCTACTTTGTCTAAATCTAACTCGACGTCTGTTCTATGATTGTCAGTGCTGCAAACATCGTTACGCAATTTCATGATCTCTTGGGATTATTGTCGCAAATTATTAGATGTTATTTTTGTCTTAAAACAAATTATCAAATGCAGGACAAAATTTCGTTATGAGACATAAAGTTGTGATAACTTTCGCAGAAGAAACGCCCGTAAAAGTATTGCATGCGATGTTCTCTTATAAACAAATGAAGAATTACTGACAAACTCACCTCTAATATGTACTTTTTTCGTTAAAACAGAATTTCTATATTCTATAggattttgtatttgtttctaaTAAAACAGTACAATTTAAATTACAGAAACATACACATTTGCTTTGGATCTAATATTCAAAAGATGATGTACGAAATCGATTTAAAAACCTTTGGGgttgtttttcatttaataaagcaAAACAAGTTACACcaaataatttgtttaaaaaaaacccaacaaatatttttatattgtatcaGTATAAAAATTATGTATTAAAGGAATTTGTCACatttctgcttttttaaaattaattattctttattgggttttttgtttgtttttacttgATAGCATTCTTTATTCGTTATTACTGAATTTGGATATGTAAGAATTCGCCACATCAAAAGATTAGGTGCacacccaatatatatattaagattacAATTACCGTATAATACGagatctgaaaaaatataatataaaaaaaaaacctgaaacatAAGTTATGAAATTGTCATCTGgtagatttaataaatataattaggcAAACATTAAGTATGTGTGAGTTTATTCTGTATATTACACAAGCAGTTCTAATtgtattctgcatgcaatgcTATCCAGAACTATAGATTAGGTGAAAAAGAGAATAAATGTGGCACTCTATTCATTTATACAAAAACAAGTTACAAAATGTCGTACCAAATAAGCAGATAGGGCAGCTGCTTAGGGCCCCCACTGGCCTgaggccccccccccaaagattgTGGCAAGGGTAGGAAGCCCCTTAAATTTATATTGTTGTATTGCGATGTGAACTTTGTGTAGTATTGCGTGcctatatgtttatgtaaaaatataggAAAACATACCTGAGATGGGGGCCCCTGTAAATATTTTGGCTTAGTGCCCCTAAAATTGTTCCTGAGTGTGACAAcccaacataaataaaatgatttggcAACCTTGTGGCAAGTATGTTAATACAGAGTACACAACAtgattaagtaaaaaataataaagcagaaaATTACACAATAAAGTAGTAAAACGTAAAAGTGTTAAGTGTTCTGATATTAAGGTAAATTAGTAGGAATGCACATTTAGTTTTGAAGGTGGGGAATGTACCCTGATTTTATTGAATGGGTTATGATCCCTTGATATTATATAGGGAGTAGTATACCCTAGTATTacattgtattaataaaattgataatatcAATTATATTGATACAAAAGGATAGATATTACCCTTGGTGGTGCATCATGAGGTATAACTCCCCGACATTATTATGCTTTACTATTGTAAGATAACATATTTCCAGGTGCTATATAGTAAGGTATGGATCATAAATTACCAGGGCATATATTTCCTCCTGGTGAGGTATGTACCCCAATATTGGAGGCATTATATGGCCATTtaagtacattattattatcatatgaGAGATCTGTACTCTAACAGTGTGAAATATGCTCCCTGATCATACAGTGGGGATGGTGCTGCCTAGATTTGGGTCGGTACGTGTGTGTTTAATACAGGGAGAGGTAAGTGTCTGTGCTGCTGATGGGACAGATGTGCCGGTATATCCTGAGCATATAGGAGAGGTAAGTTATGAATGAATGTAATAAGAACACACGcagcttttattttgttcaaacTCTTAAACCTCCCCGGGCTACAGGATGCGGCGCGCTTATCTCTCTAATTCGATCTAGCTCCGTTTAATTAATGATTTCTAGGAGGGTCCGTGTTCTTCACGCAACTAGTTGCACGCGTGCCAATTATTTGGGGTTTGGAGCGACTTGGCTGCCGTTCAGCTGCACTTTGGTCATGTGACAAGAAGCCTTGTCCAATGAGGTGTGATGGAGGCGTATATAAGGACGTGCAGCCAGCACACACACTATGGTACTTTTCTAGGGACAGGAGAACACTGACCTGCAACTCTCAGCCATACAAAGCAGCGCTTCACTGACCTGGAACCTTAGCCAAGGTAAGGGTTTTATTCACTTACTGGGTGCTAAGGGAATTCAGCCTGTTACTactgtacatttttaaacagctggaaaacatagtaaaatatatatttttttattgtgtggaATCAGATGTTTGCCCATGATGCAGAATTTATATTTGATATTAGATATAACAATCACAAAATGCAACATGTAAATGTATCTTTTACATACAGAATTGTATTTAATGAAATgaagaggatatatatatatatatatatatatatatatatatatatatatatatatatatatattagtaaacaGTCTTTACAGGGTCACTCTCTGTGGCTGCATGAACTTTGCATTATACAGCTTCTGGGAGTACAAACTAGATGTGGTTGGCCATTCGTAATTTATAGTTCATAAATGTGGTGGGATCCGAACAACCAACTGTTTAGTGAACAAACTCCTATGAAAATTGGTGTAGGGAAATTGTGAGTACCAAAGGTGGGAGATATTTCAGTAAATAACCTGTGCCGGTAGTATATGTTAGGTAATGCTTATATACAATGCAGATGTAGCTTTCAGCATAAGAAAATTGACCATAAAATACAAAGAGCCAACCCTGACTTCTCTCAGAGAGGAGGATCATTGGCTTCTCTAAGATGATTAAGAGTTTTGCTCATAGAAAGGTTTGCTCATAGAAACACAGTAATTCAGactaaaaaaaagatacaagttCAACCTTGATGTAAATccatagaagaaaaaaacataaaccaggAATAGTTAAACTAAAGACAAATAAAGGGAGTCTTATAAATGAAGATAACGACTTAGGTTGTTGATATAGACTACCTACATTTCAGTAAGGCATTCTACACTGTCCCCATAGAACACTTAAATTGCAGTCTTTGTGTGTTGAATAGATGTATAATGATTGAGTGATGAGCGGGAGAAGGCTGTtattaatggtgtatattcagaggaaggacttgttaccagtggggtatcTCGGGGATCTGTACTGGGACCAGTactctttaatatatttattagtgatattgcaggaGGTCTTAATGGTAAGGGTCGTCTTTTTGGAGATGACCTTATGGGTGGGACAATCAAATGACCtaagtaaattagaaaaatggtCACGACTgtagcagctgcagtttaatatggataaatgtaaaaatcccaaggtAGCATATAGCATTGGGGACATTTTTCTATCAGTGAAAAGCAAGAGAGTGACTGACtaagagtaattatttctgatgactaaAAGATAAGCAGACAACGCATTAAAGTGTCAGAGGGGGTTAGAAAACAGGGTGCTGTTTGTAGGTtgtacttaaagggatttaataaagtaGAAGACACAAGCTTACTTGAAAGGAGGAGCAacattagaacaagaggtcatagtctaaaactatagggagttctactttactgagagggtagtagataaatggaacagtctcccagcagaaaaGAAACTAGAACAGGAGCCTGTTCACCAAGATTAAGCCCTAAACTGTGCTTAGTTAATGATCGACTCGCATTGTCACCACATTCATGCCCATACATTATAAAGTGCTAAAGAAGTTTTATGCTAAAGTGGATATGGTCAGCTCCCCGCTAGGTAGTGTATGTAAGACACTAACTGTCCTTAATCGGCTTAGTATCATCATAGGCTGGCTGGACCATTACAGGAAGGGTTGGAGCAGCAACATTAACACTGTTTTTCCTAGGCTCTGTAGGTGGACAATAAGTGCAtctcaaataaacatttaaaagatcTGAAATTCAAATTTGCTGAGATCTACTTTGAATATACTTTAAATTATGAGACAACTTacattaaagatgctgttccacttaaacaaCCAATTAGTCACGCTCAGTAGTATGTCATGCAAATACACCTTATATAATGAACAGTATAATTTGGAAACTGTACCAGTTTGTAAATCTCACTTGTATGTTTTACTTTATCTTTTCAGAAAAATGGCGAACTTCCTTAGTTCCATCCCTGAGATTATAGGCAAAGCCTCTACCACACAGCTACTTGTTGCATTAGTGACCTTTGCAGTTATCTACTTACTCCTTAAGTCTTTTAAGCGGAAGATCCCACTAGGAACAAAGAGTGTGCCAGGCCCAATGCCCTACCCACTTATTGGCAACCTCCTGCAGTTGAGCGAGAATCCCCATCTTAGTCTGACCAAGATGAGCGAGACCTATGGAGATGTTTTGCAGATCCAAATAGGCACAAAGCCTGTGCTGGTCCTAAGTGGTCTGGAAACCCTAAAACAAGCTTTGCTGAAGCAGGGTGATGTTTTTGCTGGACGCCCAGACCTCTTCACCTTTCGCTTGATTGGTGATGGGCAAAGTCTCACATTCAGCAGTGATTCAGGAGAAGTGTGGAGAGCTCGTCGCAGGTTAGCAACCAATGCCCTCAAAACATTTgcctcctcatcctcgtcctcgTCCTCTGGCACATGCCTGGTGGAAGAGCACATTGCCAAAGAAAGTGAATATCTAATAAAGAAGTTCCAGGAGTTAatagaagaaaagggagagtttgATCCCTATAGGTATGTGGTTGTTTCTGTAGCCAATGTCATCTGTGGCATGTGCTTTGGAAAACGCTACAATCACGATGATGAAGAATTCCTGAGTGTGGTGAATCTGACAGATGAGTTTGGAGCAGCAGCTGCCTCTGGAAATCCTGCTGATTTCATCCCTATACTCCAGTATCTGCCTAGTCGCAGCATGAAAGCCTTTGTGGATATAAACAAGAAGTTTATGGCCTTCATAAGTAAGATTGTGCTGGAACACTACAAAACTTTTGACAAGGTGAGACCTACATGAATATCTACTACCAATGTTGACACAAACTGTTGCGTGTTAATGAGCAGTTGGTCTAAGACAGGCAGGTGATAATGCTGACTTATTAAAGATTCTGGACCTGTATTATGCATTTGACACTTGGCTAAGCGTCTCCATATTGCAGCTTGGAGAATGCTACCCGCCTATGGGCTCTATTACCGTCTCTTTAAAGTATCATTGGGTTTGGTGATTATTTATATCATAACATTTTCCCGATAAACCATTCATATTCAAGACGTCTAATGACGCCTCAAAATAAATTGTTACCTTGTTAAACTACCTATAAGGCCACAGCATCTATTCTGAATTTTCTTGTAGATAAATGGGTATCCACTCGCCAATAGTGTATAATTATATAGCTTTCTAAATATAAGGATGACACCtaatcattgtttttattactaaatgttcttttttcctttccacCAGAATTGTGTCCGGGATATTACCGACTCTCTTATCTACCACTCCCAAGAAAAGAAAGTTGATGAAAACTCCAATGTTCAATTGACAGACCAGAAAATAGTGAATATTGTGAATGACCTCTTTGGAGCTGGTGAGTATTGGTTACATGTCTTTCATAAACTGATCAGCCAAAACAcaccaattatatatttttccaacCTACTAAATAACACAAACCTTGATAACATTCAATAAGCCCTATAATTTAATTTCATTCTATTTGTTTCAGGATTTGATACAGTTACTACTGCCTTGTCGTGGAGTCTCATGTACCTTGTAGCCCACCCAGAAATCCAGGAGAAGATTCAGAATGAATTGGGTAAGCGCAGCGccccaaaaacaaatgtttaaacaagtaatgaaaataaattgtgttatCATTGTAGATATAATCCCTAGGCTGTTTTTCATAAATTCAGAGGTCATATCAGTAGACCATATCCTCATTATAGGTAGATAATCTATGGACTGCTGATAAGTTAAACTGTTTGATTACAATGTGCAAACAACTGAATGGTTGTATGATCTCAAACCTTTCAGTTAAAAATTATTTACGTAGGCTTTTTTTC includes the following:
- the LOC128492083 gene encoding cytochrome P450 1A1: MANFLSSIPEIIGKASTTQLLVALVTFAVIYLLLKSFKRKIPLGTKSVPGPMPYPLIGNLLQLSENPHLSLTKMSETYGDVLQIQIGTKPVLVLSGLETLKQALLKQGDVFAGRPDLFTFRLIGDGQSLTFSSDSGEVWRARRRLATNALKTFASSSSSSSSGTCLVEEHIAKESEYLIKKFQELIEEKGEFDPYRYVVVSVANVICGMCFGKRYNHDDEEFLSVVNLTDEFGAAAASGNPADFIPILQYLPSRSMKAFVDINKKFMAFISKIVLEHYKTFDKNCVRDITDSLIYHSQEKKVDENSNVQLTDQKIVNIVNDLFGAGFDTVTTALSWSLMYLVAHPEIQEKIQNELDQVIGRERKPRLSDRSQLPYTEAFILEMFRHSSFLPFTIPHCTTSDTVLNGYFIPKGICVLINQWQVNHDPKIWNDPYSFNPDRFLMADGTLNKNDIDKVMVFGLGKRRCLGEAIGRMEVFLFLTTLLQQMKFFKQEGEKLDMSAKYGLTMKHKRCHLTAKLRFPLVASG